In Cydia splendana chromosome 25, ilCydSple1.2, whole genome shotgun sequence, a single genomic region encodes these proteins:
- the LOC134802700 gene encoding zinc finger protein 569-like — translation MSESMPSQNITDGVSEAAMLAGLCNHEVKDEVMSEFMPSQNITDGVSEAAMLAGPCNHEVNNEVMSESMPSQNITDGVIEAAMLAGPCNHEIKNNVMPQSIPSQNIPDGLSEAAMLAGLCNHEVKDEVMPESTPSQNITDGVSEAVMLVGMCNHEVKNKVMPESIPSQNIPDGVSEAAMLAGMCNHEVKNKVMPESIPSQNIPDGVSEAAMLAGLCNHEVKNEVMSESMPSQNITDGVNDPAMSIDLCNHEVKNEVMSEYMPLQNITDGVSEAAMLAGLCNHEVKDEVMSESMPSQNITDGVSEAAMLAGLYNHEVKDEVVSESIPSQNITDGVSEAAMLAGLYNHEVKDEVVSESIPSQNITDGVSEAAMLAGLYNHEVKDEVVSESIPSQNITDGVSEAAMLAGLYNHEVKNEVMPESIPSQNITDGLSEAALLADLYNDHTVKDELVLGPEHPHRPDSILTVPSWVLTASTARTRGVKQLKKCSVELERLQHQAFTDNQGTKGSHTVKTEEVKQNLTPERKERGKRESICSICGAAFGLKTDLMKHAMMRHIYMPTGKEEERHSVSNCEKLKSLMRDCWVRLEGCDTIHRELESKNVEPSKQETVSRQDNVPRQETVPRQEIVSRQDSVPRQEMHSDAIQLTNTNTYACDTCGETFQTEIGLNSHGRVHLQKVQILPNTKSELYHKRSPRKKAYVCEYCNKVLKSKRSAYRHELAHKGLKLYPCNLCKKSFARPDYIRQHIRTAHRFDEKTCDICQKKYKHSNALKTHKLLIHTERKSYSCENCGKQYTGLGNFKRHIKIHIAERKYQCEICNKKYTLKSTLDRHQLVHTGEKPYACEICKKKFSLRHTLKVHKVTHTGEKPYSCQICNKQFSQLCSLRSHRRLHEGVKRYICETCSKPFMHLSAFNKHKLIHIGVKTHLCGICDRRFLLLDTLKQHIKTHLGIKPYSCEICNRVFTTSTYLNVHKRTHTGEKPYCCEICQKCFAQRSALKNHLFVHTKQKPFSCDTCKMGFRRKYHLTAHVRTHEI, via the exons ATGTCAGAGTCTATGCCTTCACAAAATATCACAGATGGAGTGAGTGAAGCAGCCATGCTGGCTGGCCTGTGCAACCATGAAGTTAAGGATGAGGTTATGTCAGAGTTTATGCCTTCACAAAATATCACAGATGGAGTGAGTGAGGCAGCCATGCTAGCTGGCCCGTGCAACCATGAAGTTAACAATGAGGTTATGTCAGAGTCTATGCCTTCACAAAATATCACAGATGGAGTGATTGAGGCAGCAATGCTGGCTGGCCCGTGCAACCATGAAATTAAGAATAATGTTATGCCACAGTCCATCCCTTCACAAAATATTCCAGATGGATTGAGTGAGGCAGCCATGCTGGCTGGCCTGTGCAACCATGAAGTTAAGGATGAGGTTATGCCAGAGTCTACGCCTTCTCAAAATATCACAGATGGAGTGAGTGAGGCAGTCATGCTGGTTGGCATGTGCAACCATGAAGTTAAGAATAAGGTTATGCCAGAGTCCATCCCTTCACAAAATATCCCAGATGGAGTGAGTGAGGCAGCCATGCTGGCTGGCATGTGCAACCATGAAGTTAAGAATAAGGTTATGCCAGAGTCCATCCCTTCACAAAATATCCCAGATGGAGTGAGTGAGGCCGCCATGCTGGCTGGCCTGTGCAACCATGAAGTTAAGAATGAGGTTATGTCAGAGTCTATGCCTTCACAAAATATCACAGATGGAGTGAATGACCCAGCCATGTCTATCGACCTGTGCAACCATGAAGTTAAGAATGAGGTTATGTCAGAGTATATGCCTTTACAAAATATCACAGATGGAGTGAGTGAGGCAGCCATGCTGGCTGGCCTGTGCAACCATGAAGTTAAAGATGAGGTTATGTCAGAGTCTATGCCTTCACAAAATATCACAGATGGAGTGAGTGAGGCAGCCATGCTGGCTGGCCTATACAACCATGAAGTTAAGGATGAGGTTGTGTCAGAGTCCATCCCTTCACAAAATATCACAGATGGAGTGAGTGAGGCAGCCATGCTGGCTGGCCTATACAACCATGAAGTTAAGGATGAGGTTGTGTCAGAGTCCATCCCTTCACAAAATATCACAGATGGAGTGAGTGAGGCAGCCATGCTGGCTGGCCTATACAACCATGAAGTTAAGGATGAGGTTGTGTCAGAGTCCATCCCTTCACAAAATATCACAGATGGAGTGAGTGAGGCAGCCATGCTGGCCGGCCTGTACAACCATGAAGTTAAGAATGAGGTTATGCCAGAGTCCATCCCTTCACAAAATATCACAGATGGACTGAGTGAGGCAGCCTTGCTGGCCGACCTGTACAACGACCATACTGTCAAGGACGAACTTGTGTTAGGGCCGGAGCACCCACATAGGCCTGATTCAATACTGACGGTTCCCA GCTGGGTGTTAACGGCATCAACCGCGCGTACTCGCGGCGTAAAACAGCTAAAAAAGTGCTCCGTCGAGCTCGAACGCCTCCAACACCAAGCGTTCACCGACAACCAAGGAACCAAGGGCTCTCATACTGTCAAGACTGAAGAGGTTAAACAAAACCTTACTCCTGAGAGAAAAGAGAGAGGCAAAAGAGAATCTATATGTAGTATTTGTGGTGCTGCGTTTGGTCTGAAAACAGATTTGATGAAACATGCCATGATGAGACACATATATATGCCTACAGGGAAGGAGGAAGAGAGACACAGCGTCTCGAACTGTG AGAAATTGAAGTCTTTGATGCGTGACTGCTGGGTGAGACTCGAGGGCTGTGACACGATTCATCGCGAGCTTGAATCTAAGAACGTAGAACCGAGCAAACAGGAAACTGTATCACGACAGGATAATGTACCACGGCAGGAAACTGTACCACGACAGGAAATTGTATCACGACAGGATAGTGTACCACGACAGGAAATGCACTCTGACGCTATCCAACTTACTAACACAAATACATATGCATGCGATACATGCGGTGAAACATTTCAAACTGAAATTGGCCTCAATAGTCATGGTAGGGTGCATCTACAGAAGGTTCAGATATTACCAAATACCAAATCAGAATTATACCACAAACGCAGTCCAAGAAAGAAGGCCTATGTCTGCGAATATTGTAACAAAGTTTTAAAATCTAAACGTTCCGCATACAGGCATGAATTAGCACACAAAGGACTGAAACTATACCCTTGTAATCTATGTAAAAAATCGTTCGCGAGACCAGACTACATAAGGCAACATATACGGACGGCACACCGTTTTGACGAAAAAACTTGTGATATATGTCAAAAGAAGTACAAGCATTCAAATGCTTTAAAGACCCACAAACTATTAATTCACACTGAGAGAAAATCATACTCTTGCGAAAATTGTGGAAAGCAATATACAGGATTGGGCAATTTTAAGAGGCATATAAAAATTCATATAGCAGAACGTAAATACCAGTGTGAAATATGCAATAAGAAGTATACTCTAAAGTCCACATTAGATAGACATCAACTAGTTCACACTGGTGAGAAGCCTTACGCTTGTGAAATTTGtaaaaagaagttttcactgCGACATACTTTAAAAGTTCATAAAGTAACTCACACGGGAGAAAAACCATATTCGTGTCAAATATGTAATAAGCAGTTTTCACAATTATGTAGTTTACGCTCACATAGACGCCTTCACGAGGGTGTAAAACGTTACATTTGTGAAACCTGTTCAAAACCGTTCATGCACTTGAGTGcttttaataaacataaacttATTCACATAGGTGTGAAAACACATCTCTGTGGAATATGTGACAGACGCTTTTTGCTATTGGATACTTTAAAGCAACATATAAAAACACATCTTGGGATAAAACCATACTCGTGCGAAATATGTAACAGGGTATTTACGACTTCtacttatttaaatgtacacAAACGGACCCACACTGGTGAAAAGCCTTACTGTTGTGAAATATGtcaaaaatgttttgcacaGCGGAGTGCTTTAAAGAATCATCTATTTGTACACACAAAACAGAAGCCGTTTTCGTGCGATACGTGTAAGATGGGGTTTCGTCGGAAATATCACTTAACCGCACATGTAAGGACTCATGAGATATAA